In Candidatus Kaistella beijingensis, a genomic segment contains:
- a CDS encoding GNAT family N-acetyltransferase, with product MTNFPTLETERLILNRPTENDLGDLILHLNSDNVFSENTLNIPFPYQNENAEFWIHELVNKGFEEKKNFTFAIREKENPKLIGAIGIHLDKVHLKAEIGYWIGKEFWNKGFVTEAVREIIRFGFQDSGLNKIYATHFPHNPASGKIMQNCGMKLEATLKQEYFKNGKPLDVLKYSILKQDFVNLEF from the coding sequence ATGACAAACTTTCCAACTTTAGAAACCGAAAGATTAATCCTCAATCGCCCAACAGAAAACGATTTGGGTGATTTAATTCTGCATCTAAATTCCGATAACGTTTTTTCAGAAAACACATTGAATATTCCTTTTCCTTATCAAAATGAAAATGCTGAGTTTTGGATTCATGAATTGGTGAACAAAGGTTTTGAGGAAAAGAAAAATTTCACATTCGCCATTCGTGAAAAAGAAAATCCAAAATTAATCGGTGCGATTGGAATTCATTTAGACAAAGTACATCTAAAAGCCGAAATCGGTTATTGGATTGGTAAAGAATTTTGGAATAAGGGTTTCGTGACAGAAGCCGTTCGAGAAATCATCAGATTTGGCTTTCAAGATTCAGGATTGAATAAAATTTACGCCACTCATTTTCCGCACAATCCCGCATCGGGAAAAATCATGCAAAATTGTGGTATGAAATTAGAAGCGACTTTAAAACAGGAATATTTCAAAAACGGAAAACCCCTTGATGTTTTGAAGTATTCTATTTTAAAGCAAGATTTTGTGAATCTTGAATTTTGA
- a CDS encoding gamma carbonic anhydrase family protein: MAIIRELLGKTPQIGKGTFLAETATIIGDVVMGKDCSIWYNAVIRGDVHYIKMGDKVNVQDNAMLHCTYEKFPLNIGNNVSIGHNAIVHGCTIHDNVLIGMGAIVMDDCLVESNSIVGAGSVVTQGTHIKSGEVWGGVPAKKIKDISAELLEGEVNRIANNYVKYSGWYK, encoded by the coding sequence ATGGCAATAATTCGTGAACTTTTAGGGAAAACTCCGCAAATTGGCAAAGGAACTTTTTTGGCAGAAACTGCAACAATAATCGGCGACGTGGTGATGGGAAAAGATTGCAGTATTTGGTACAATGCGGTCATTCGGGGCGATGTTCATTACATTAAAATGGGCGATAAAGTGAATGTTCAGGATAATGCGATGCTTCACTGTACTTATGAAAAATTTCCGCTGAATATTGGCAATAATGTTTCGATTGGTCACAATGCGATCGTTCACGGCTGTACCATTCATGACAATGTTCTGATCGGAATGGGAGCCATTGTGATGGATGATTGTTTGGTGGAAAGCAATTCGATTGTCGGTGCAGGTTCTGTGGTAACACAAGGAACGCACATCAAATCGGGCGAAGTTTGGGGCGGAGTTCCTGCCAAAAAAATCAAGGATATTTCTGCCGAATTGTTGGAAGGCGAGGTGAATCGGATTGCGAATAATTATGTGAAGTATTCGGGTTGGTATAAATAA
- a CDS encoding NifU family protein, producing the protein MRQIIIEPTENPKVMKFVADYNLIPGSLELDRSSDITEIPLAQELFNYPFVDRIFITANFIAVAKQDTVEWEHVAESLKNVIEDELLANPRIYLQKKKEMYQIYAEMTPNPMVMKFVSTKILMDGFVEVKSREEATEVPLAKAIFDEFDFAKEVFISDNFVAVTKNVSVEWHEVMVAVRAFIADYLQNGGKISNLAPQKHENPVEKLINRDYTENEQKISDILNEYVAPAVEGDGGKISLLEYDEENKIARMLLQGACSGCPSSTATLKGGIENVLKQFVPELVEKVEAVNG; encoded by the coding sequence ATGAGACAAATTATTATAGAACCTACCGAAAACCCAAAAGTGATGAAGTTTGTAGCCGACTACAATTTGATTCCGGGTTCTTTGGAGTTGGACAGAAGTTCAGATATTACCGAAATTCCTTTGGCGCAGGAACTTTTCAACTATCCTTTTGTAGACAGGATTTTTATCACGGCAAACTTTATCGCAGTAGCAAAACAAGACACAGTAGAATGGGAACACGTTGCGGAAAGTCTGAAAAATGTGATTGAAGACGAACTTTTGGCAAACCCGAGAATTTACCTTCAAAAGAAAAAGGAAATGTATCAGATTTATGCCGAAATGACGCCAAATCCGATGGTGATGAAATTCGTTTCGACAAAAATTTTGATGGATGGATTTGTGGAAGTAAAGTCGCGTGAAGAAGCTACAGAAGTTCCTTTAGCAAAAGCGATTTTTGATGAATTTGATTTTGCGAAGGAAGTTTTCATTTCCGATAATTTCGTGGCGGTGACGAAAAACGTTTCCGTGGAATGGCATGAAGTGATGGTTGCAGTTCGTGCATTTATCGCAGATTATTTACAAAATGGCGGAAAAATCTCCAACCTTGCACCGCAAAAACATGAAAATCCAGTTGAGAAATTAATTAACCGTGATTATACCGAAAACGAGCAGAAAATTTCAGATATTTTAAACGAATATGTCGCTCCGGCTGTAGAAGGCGATGGCGGAAAAATTTCCCTGTTGGAATATGACGAGGAAAACAAAATCGCAAGAATGTTGCTTCAAGGTGCATGTTCAGGATGCCCAAGTTCTACGGCAACGTTGAAAGGCGGAATTGAAAATGTGCTGAAACAGTTCGTTCCCGAATTGGTGGAAAAAGTGGAAGCGGTGAATGGTTAA